From the Lepidochelys kempii isolate rLepKem1 chromosome 2, rLepKem1.hap2, whole genome shotgun sequence genome, one window contains:
- the GJD4 gene encoding gap junction delta-4 protein — protein sequence MERWDSLGFLIITLNYNVTIVGKIWLTLVILLRMVVIVLAGYPLYQDEQERFICNTLQPGCSNVCYDIFSPVSHFRFWLIQTVSVLLPYAVFSIYVLHKVAIHVVTAHCLPYRYEGMKALAGHSALKERCKNIAVTRPSCKADLLNIPDFSWAYTVHLFLRTLAEASFGAGQYYLFGFFVPKRFSCYQSPCTSMVDCYISRPTEKSIMMIFIWGVSGLSFLLSLVDLAFAIQRMAVRNGQNKPMEGLHAEDEHSSFQPAADKQEDSPPPPEDKGHQHLVTHNSHTSEVSCSLHSEDEEELQEEEKIVSQQTAISNLNSNSNKPCLADSLAANQGSNDVPLCISDQHHIPYKQLRHGQQQTFTKEASLTLRPQVKSHLGVYSSGSQSKLLGCYSSAELKASIGQSSCSSAGYLGSKRSEWV from the exons ATGGAGCGCTGGGACTCACTGGGGTTTTTGATTATCACTCTCAACTACAATGTTACGATTGTAG GAAAGATCTGGCTAACGTTAGTAATCTTGCTGAGAATGGTGGTGATAGTGTTAGCAGGATACCCCCTCTACCAAGATGAACAAGAACGGTTtatctgcaataccttacaaccAGGATGCTCTAACGTGTGCTATGACATTTTCTCTCCTGTCTCTCACTTTCGATTCTGGCTCATTCAAACAGTGTCTGTTCTGCTACCTTATGCTGTATTCAGCATCTATGTTCTGCACAAAGTAGCCATCCATGTTGTGACAGCACATTGTTTGCCATATAGATATGAAGGAATGAAGGCCTTAGCTGGCCATTCAGCTTTGAAGGAACGCTGCAAAAACATTGCAGTCACTAGACCATCCTGCAAGGCAGATCTTCTGAATATCCCTGATTTTTCTTGGGCATACACTGTTCACCTTTTTCTAAGAACACTGGCAGAGGCTAGCTTTGGAGCTGGACAGTATTATCTCTTCGGATTTTTTGTTCCTAAACGCTTTTCCTGTTACCAGTCTCCTTGTACCAGCATGGTCGATTGCTACATCTCCAGGCCTACTGAAAAATCGATCATGATGATTTTCATTTGGGGGGTGAGTGGCCTCTCTTTTCTGCTTAGCCTTGTTGATCTAGCCTTTGCCATCCAAAGAATGGCAGTAAGAAATGGACAAAATAAACCGATGGAAGGTCTCCATGCAGAGGATGAGCACAGTTCATTTCAGCCTGCAGCTGACAAGCAGGAGGATTCTCCACCACCTCCAGAGGACAAAGGCCATCAACATCTAGTGACACACAACAGTCATACTAGTGAAGTGTCTTGCTCACTTCATTCTGAAGATGAAGAAGAACTTCAGGAGGAAGAGAAGATCGTCTCCCAGCAAACTGCCATCTCTAACCTCAACAGTAACAGCAATAAGCCCTGTCTAGCAGACAGCCTTGCTGCTAATCAAGGCAGTAATGACGTGCCCCTGTGTATAAGTGACCAGCACCATATTCCATACAAGCAGCTGAGACATGGGCAACAGCAAACCTTCACCAAAGAGGCTTCCCTAACTTTGAGACCCCAGGTCAAGTCCCATCTTGGGGTTTACTCTTCTGGAAGTCAGAGCAAGCTTTTAGGATGTTACTCTTCAGCTGAGCTAAAAGCTTCTATTGGGCAATCAAGTTGTAGCAGTGCTGGCTACTTGGGATCAAAAAGATCAGAATGGGTGTAA
- the FZD8 gene encoding frizzled-8: MERSYLLEITSLLAAFSLLQRSSAAASSAAAAVASAKELSCQEITVPLCKGIGYNYTYMPNQFNHDTQDEAGLEVHQFWPLVEIQCSADLRFFLCSMYTPICLEDYKKPLPPCRSVCERAKAGCAPLMRQYGFAWPDRMRCDRLPEQGNPDTLCMDYNRTDLTTAAPPPAKPPHRGGKAGGAARPPAAAAPPAELPRKPRPPPPCEPGCQCRAPMVSVSSERHPLYNRVKTGQIANCALPCHNPYFSPDERAFTAFWIGLWSVLCFLSTFATVSTFLIDMERFKYPERPIIFLAACYLFVSLGYLVRLVAGHEKVACSGGAGAGGAGAGAAGAGGSAAAGAAGGRGAAGGAAELQPELAGAEHVRYESTGPALCTVVFLLVYFFGMASSIWWVILSLTWFLAAGMKWGNEAIAGYAQYFHLAAWLLPSVKSIAVLALSSVDGDPVAGICYVGNQSLENLRGFVLAPLLIYLAIGSMFLLAGFVSLFRIRSVIKQQGGPTKTHKLEKLMIRLGLFTVLYTVPAASVVACLFYEQHNRPRWEATHNCPCLRDQQPDQARRPDYAVFMLKYFMCLVVGITSGFWVWSGKTLESWRALCTRCCWASKGAAGAGPTAAGGGGQVAAATAAGGLGGGGGGGGGGGSMYSDVSTGLTWRSGTASSLSYPKQMPLSQV, encoded by the coding sequence ATGGAGCGGAGTTACCTGCTGGAAATCACCTCGCTGCTCGCTgccttctccctgctgcagcgcTCCAGCGCCGCCGCCTCCTCCGCTGCCGCCGCCGTCGCCTCGGCCAAGGAGCTGTCGTGCCAGGAGATCACCGTGCCCCTGTGCAAAGGCATCGGCTATAACTACACCTACATGCCCAACCAGTTCAACCACGACACGCAGGACGAGGCGGGGCTGGAGGTGCACCAGTTCTGGCCGCTGGTGGAGATCCAGTGCTCGGCCGACCTGCgcttcttcctctgcagcatgtacACCCCCATCTGCCTGGAGGACTATAAGAAGCCGCTGCCGCCTTGCCGCAGCGTCTGCGAGCGGGCCAAGGCCGGCTGCGCCCCGCTCATGCGCCAGTACGGCTTCGCCTGGCCCGACAGGATGCGCTGCGACCGCCTGCCGGAGCAAGGCAACCCGGACACGCTGTGCATGGACTACAACCGCACCGACCTCACCACCGCCGCGCCGCCCCCGGCCAAGCCGCCGCACCGCGGTGGGAAGGCGGGGGGCGCGGCAAGGCCCCCCGCGGCCGCTGCGCCCCCGGCCGAGCTCCCCCGCAAGCCCCGGCCGCCTCCCCCTTGCGAGCCGGGCTGCCAGTGCCGGGCGCCCATGGTGTCGGTGTCCAGCGAGCGCCACCCGCTCTACAACCGGGTGAAGACGGGGCAGATCGCCAACTGCGCGCTGCCCTGCCACAACCCCTACTTCAGCCCGGACGAGCGCGCCTTCACCGCCTTCTGGATCGGCCTGTGGTCCGTGCTCTGCTTCCTCTCCACCTTCGCCACCGTCTCCACCTTCCTCATCGACATGGAGCGGTTCAAGTACCCGGAGCGGCCCATCATCTTCCTGGCCGCCTGCTACCTCTTCGTCTCGCTCGGCTACCTGGTGCGCCTGGTGGCCGGGCACGAGAAGGTGGCGTGCAGCGGCGGGGCAGGAGCCGGCGGAGCGGGGGCCGGAGCGGCGGGGGCCGGCGGGAGCGCCGCGGCGGGGGCTGCGGGCGGGCGGGGCGCGGCAGGGGGCGCGGCGGAGCTGCAGCCGGAGCTGGCGGGGGCCGAGCACGTGCGCTACGAGAGCACAGGCCCGGCGCTGTGCACCGTGGTCTTCCTGCTGGTGTACTTCTTCGGCATGGCCAGCTCCATCTGGTGGGTCATCCTCTCCCTCACCTGGTTCCTGGCCGCCGGCATGAAGTGGGGCAACGAGGCCATCGCCGGCTACGCGCAGTACTTCCACCTGGCCGCCTGGCTGCTGCCCAGCGTCAAGTCCATCGCCGTGCTGGCCCTCAGCTCCGTGGACGGCGACCCGGTGGCCGGCATCTGCTACGTGGGCAACCAGAGCCTGGAGAACCTGCGGGGCTTCGTGCTGGCGCCGCTGCTCATCTACCTGGCCATCGGCTCCATGTTCCTGCTGGCCGGCTTCGTCTCGCTCTTCCGCATCCGCAGCGTGATCAAGCAGCAGGGCGGCCCCACCAAGACGCACAAGCTGGAGAAGCTGATGATCCGCCTGGGGCTCTTCACCGTGCTCTACACCGTGCCGGCCGCCAGCGTGGTGGCCTGCCTCTTCTACGAGCAGCACAACCGGCCCCGCTGGGAGGCCACGCACAACTGCCCCTGCCTCCGCGACCAGCAGCCCGACCAGGCCCGCCGCCCCGACTACGCCGTCTTCATGCTCAAGTACTTCATGTGCCTGGTGGTGGGCATCACCTCCGGCTTCTGGGTCTGGTCCGGGAAGACCCTGGAGTCCTGGAGGGCCCTCTGCACCCGTTGCTGCTGGGCGAGCAAGGGAGCCGCAGGCGCCGGGCCCAcggcggcagggggtggggggcaggtagCTGCCGCGACGGCGGCGGGgggactggggggaggaggaggaggaggaggcggcggcggctccaTGTACAGCGATGTCAGCACTGGCTTAACGTGGAGATCGGGCACCGCCAGTTCGCTGTCCTACCCCAAGCAGATGCCCTTGTCTCAAGTGTGA